The Triticum aestivum cultivar Chinese Spring chromosome 7B, IWGSC CS RefSeq v2.1, whole genome shotgun sequence genome window below encodes:
- the LOC123160504 gene encoding arabinogalactan protein 23 has translation MEMKKIACAVLIAASATVALAADGPALAPAGGLAGAPAAGASAATGAFPAVGAVLGASVLSFFAYYMQ, from the coding sequence ATGGAGATGAAGAAGATTGCCTGCGCCGTCCTCATCGCCGCATCGGCGACCGTTGCCCTCGCCGCCGATGGTCCGGCCCTTGCCCCGGCAGGAGGCCTGGCGGGAGCCCCGGCGGCGGGAGCCTCCGCAGCAACCGGCGCCTTTCCGGCCGTCGGCGCGGTGCTCGGCGCCTCCGTACTCTCCTTCTTTGCTTACTACATGCAGTAA